A window of uncultured Fusobacterium sp. genomic DNA:
CCTTTAGATGATGGTATAGTATACAACGAGAGTAAATATCCTTATCTTTAGATATCAGAGTTATTTCAGAGTTAGGATTTAATTCACGAAGTTTTCTAATGGCATTAATACCAGCAGCACTAGCCCCAATTACAACAAATCTCATTATTTTTTCACCTCTTCAAATGTTATAGCTCCCATAGGACAACGTTTTACACACTCAGGGTCTGCCTCTTTTCCTTCAAAAGAGCACATATCACACTTCATAATCTCTTTATGAGTTAAGGTATCACTTTTTAATACTCCATATGGGCAAGCCATTATACACATATAGCAGCTTGCACACTGCTCTTTATTATATTCTACATACCCAGTATCACTATTTTTACTCATAGCCCCAGTCATACATGTAAATACACATTCTGGTAAATCACAGTGTCTACAAAATATTGGAGCAGGTTTCTTTTGAGAGTCTATAGTTATTCTATTTCTAGAATCACTAGAATTATGAGCTACACAACAGGCAGTAACACAAGTAAGACACCCTACACATTTTTTTCTATCTATTTTTATACGTTTCATAATTATTTACTCTCCCTTTAAAAAGATATTAACAACTGCACTTTTATATGATGGCTCTTTTGAATAAGCATCATATACTGATGGAGTAAGTTTATTACACTCTATATAGTGGATAGGAGCAAAGAGCTCATTATATTTTACGTCCTCACTTAACATAGCTATAAATTCAGCACTCTCTCCATTTTTAGATTTAACAATCACTTTAGAGTTTTCAGTTATACCCTTTTCCTCTGCTAGTTTACTATTTATATAGAGATAAGCTTCTTTAGATACAGCATCTATTACAAATGGAATTTCTCTAGTTCTACTTTGAGTATGCCACTGTCCAACTGTACCCCTTCCTGTATTAAAAATATAAGGGAACTCTTCACTTGTAGGAAGTGGATTTTCAGCTACTTTTTCAAATAGGAATTTAGCCTTTTTATTTGGAGTAAAATATTTTCCATCTTCATATAATCTTCTCTCATCAGTTACCAATTTATCTCCAGATTTAAATGGCCACTGAATACCATGGCTTTCAGCTAAATCCTCATATTCAACCCCAGTAATATCACAAGGCATTCCTTCAGAACAAGCCTTCATAAAATTAAAAGCATCTTTAGGAGTTTTCCAATTTTGAGTTATATCTTCTAATCCAAGAGCTTTAGCCACTCCATAGAAGATTTCATAATCCATCAATTCATTTTCAGCCTTTTCAAGACATGGTCTTACTGCTGATAATCTTCTTTCAAGATTGATAACAGTTCCTTCTTTTTTTACTCCAGGAACAGCAGGAAGATAGATATCACACATTTCAGAAGTTTCAGTATCATCATATATATCTTGTACAATTAGAAGTTCAAGTTTTTCCATTGCCTCTCTAAAAGTTTCATTGTTAGTCCAAGAGTGACGTGGGTTAGTACATACTACCCAAAGAGCTTTTATCTCTCCAGCATTTATTTTTTCTATGATTTTATTATATGGAAGTGTAGGTTTATCAATAAGTAATGATTCATCTACCCCTAGAGCTTTAGCTACCTTTGTACGACAATTAGGATTGTCAAAATCTCCACCACCAAAAAGTCCAGTGGTATTACTAAATACTCTTGAACCCATAGCATTACTCTGTCCAGTTATAGAGTTTGCCCCTGTTCCCTCTCTACCTATGTTCCCAGTCATAAGAGCTAGGTTGATAATAGCTTGTACACTTCTTACAGCCTCATGTCCTTGATTTATTCCCATAGTCCACCAGAAAGAAACCCTTTTACCAGAGTGGATTAATTCTACTAACTCCTCAATTTTTTCTTGGCTAATTCCACATATCTCTGAGGCTTTTTCTATTGTATACTCTTTTACAAACTCTTTAAATCCTTCAAAGTTTTCAGTATTTTCCTCTATATATTTTTTATCAGTATAATCCTTTTCAATAATTAGATTAGCTAAGGTATAGAGTAGAATTAAGTCTGTTTTTGAGTTTATTCCATACCAATAATCAGAGTTTTTAGCTGTCTCTGAATAACGAGGGTCAATAGTTATAATCTTTTTATTAGGATTGTTTCTTACTCTTCCCCAAAGTATAGGATGAGCAACAATAGGATTTGCTCCTATAAAAATTATTGTGTCAGAAAGTTCTAAATCTTTAAGTGTATACCCAGGTGCATCAAACCCAAAACTTTGTTTGTGAGCTACAGCTGCTGTAGCCATACATAGACGAGTGTTCCCATCAACATTAGCTTTTAAATGATTTCTCATCATATGTCCAAATAGAGCAAACTCCTCCACTGTCATCTGTCCAGTACTAAGAGCAGCTACACTTTCATTCCCATATTTTTCCCTTATTTTAGTTAATCTTTCAGCTACCTCTTTAAATCCATTTTCCCAAGTTAAATATTCAAAACTTCCGTCAGCTTTTTTAATACGAGGTAGTGGATTTGGTTTAAATTTTGTTTGTTGTTTATCTAGGGATATTCCTTTTACACAGCTAAAACCGTTATTAACAGGATATCCTTTTGTAGGAACAATTTTTATAATCTTGTTATCTTCCACATAGAAATCAAGATTACAATCAATTGCACAGTAGTTACATGTTGATTGAATTTTTTTCATTTGTTTCTCCCTCTCTTTAAATTTTAATTTACTTTCTAAACAATAATTTCATATGATATTTATCACAGATAAATATCATATTGACCATTTTAATTATATAAAATTTTATTTTTTTCTACTGTGATACTAATCACTCAGAAAATAAAAAAAGAGGATTTTTTATACAAAATCTTTGTAATTTCGATAGTAAAATCCTCTTTAAAATATATTTAATTTTAGTATTTTATTCCCTTCCAATAGATAGGAGTATATACCTCTGTTTCTGGAGATATTTCTACCTCTTTAAGAGCCCATTTCTTAAACTCTTCAAACCCTGTTCTATCTACTATATAACCTATATGTTCCTTTCCACCAGGAGCATCTTTAGCAATATACTCAGTAACATAGTCATAAGTATTTAAAATAATCTTAGTTATAGTCTCTTCATCAGTCCATTTTAAGAAATCTTCTCCAAGACGTGGATTTTTCTTTCCAGTACGTCCCATAATAGTTAGTCTGTAATATTTTTTCTTACTTCTAGTCCAAGCCATATTAGGACAATTGATTACACACTCTCCACAACCTATACATTTTTGATGGTCTCTTTGAGGTCTGTAGTTTACACTTGTTAGAGCTCCAGTAGATTTTTTCTTACACGCTCTTACACAAGCTCCACAACTGATACATCTATCAGGTTCAAATTGAGGAAGGGTCATTCCCATTATTCCAAAGTCATGCATTCTAACTTTAGCACAGTCGTTAGGGCAACCAGTTAAAGCTATTTTAAAATGTAAGTCATGTGGAAATACAGCTTTTTCAATTCTTTTAGCAAAGGCAGAAGTGTCATAACAAGCAAAAGGACATACACGATTACCTATACAAGCTGTAATATTTCTAGTTCCAGCAGCAGAATATCCCTTATTTTTTTCAGGCTGATTGATTCCTAAAGTTTCAATAATAGGTTGTAGTTTAGCATTTACTTCAGGTATTTTATCAAAAGGGATTCCAGGAATTTCAAAACCTTGACGGCTTGTTAAATGTACAGTTCCATTTCCATAAATTTGTGCTATCTCTTGAATCATAGAAAGAAGCTGAGCATTTAAATGCCCTCCAGGAACACGTACTCTAGAAGCTGTTTTCCCACGCTCCTTAGTAACTCTAAAAGCATTTTTCTTAATTTTTTTTGTATTTATATCCATCATAATCCTAACTCCTAATCTAATAAAGTACGTCCCTTAACATAGTTAAAGACAGGTCCATCAACACAAATATAGACATCTCCTATTTTACAATGTCCACACTTCCCAATTCCACAACACATCTTTCTCTCTTGAGATATCCAGATATTTTCCTCTTTAAATCCAGCTTCTAAAAGAGCAAGAGCAGAAAATTTCATCATAGCTGGAGGTCCTACAACTATTGCTACAGCTTTAGAGATATCTTCAAATTTAAGTTGTGGTATATATTTAGTTACTAAACCAACTTTATAATCTGGAGTTTCTTTTCCACTATCTACAGTGAGGATATATTCCATTTTTTCTTTCCATTTAGGAATATCATCTTTAAAAAGAATAAATTCTGGAGATTTAAAACCAGTAATAAGTTTCATATTTTTAACTTCATTATTGTGCTCTGCAAAATACTCGATAACTCCTCTTACAGGAGAAACTCCAGTACCACCAGCTACTATTACTAACTCCTTATCTCTATAAAGGTTTACATCAAATCCAT
This region includes:
- a CDS encoding 4Fe-4S dicluster domain-containing protein — encoded protein: MKRIKIDRKKCVGCLTCVTACCVAHNSSDSRNRITIDSQKKPAPIFCRHCDLPECVFTCMTGAMSKNSDTGYVEYNKEQCASCYMCIMACPYGVLKSDTLTHKEIMKCDMCSFEGKEADPECVKRCPMGAITFEEVKK
- a CDS encoding molybdopterin oxidoreductase family protein codes for the protein MKKIQSTCNYCAIDCNLDFYVEDNKIIKIVPTKGYPVNNGFSCVKGISLDKQQTKFKPNPLPRIKKADGSFEYLTWENGFKEVAERLTKIREKYGNESVAALSTGQMTVEEFALFGHMMRNHLKANVDGNTRLCMATAAVAHKQSFGFDAPGYTLKDLELSDTIIFIGANPIVAHPILWGRVRNNPNKKIITIDPRYSETAKNSDYWYGINSKTDLILLYTLANLIIEKDYTDKKYIEENTENFEGFKEFVKEYTIEKASEICGISQEKIEELVELIHSGKRVSFWWTMGINQGHEAVRSVQAIINLALMTGNIGREGTGANSITGQSNAMGSRVFSNTTGLFGGGDFDNPNCRTKVAKALGVDESLLIDKPTLPYNKIIEKINAGEIKALWVVCTNPRHSWTNNETFREAMEKLELLIVQDIYDDTETSEMCDIYLPAVPGVKKEGTVINLERRLSAVRPCLEKAENELMDYEIFYGVAKALGLEDITQNWKTPKDAFNFMKACSEGMPCDITGVEYEDLAESHGIQWPFKSGDKLVTDERRLYEDGKYFTPNKKAKFLFEKVAENPLPTSEEFPYIFNTGRGTVGQWHTQSRTREIPFVIDAVSKEAYLYINSKLAEEKGITENSKVIVKSKNGESAEFIAMLSEDVKYNELFAPIHYIECNKLTPSVYDAYSKEPSYKSAVVNIFLKGE
- the asrC gene encoding sulfite reductase subunit C, with protein sequence MMMDINTKKIKKNAFRVTKERGKTASRVRVPGGHLNAQLLSMIQEIAQIYGNGTVHLTSRQGFEIPGIPFDKIPEVNAKLQPIIETLGINQPEKNKGYSAAGTRNITACIGNRVCPFACYDTSAFAKRIEKAVFPHDLHFKIALTGCPNDCAKVRMHDFGIMGMTLPQFEPDRCISCGACVRACKKKSTGALTSVNYRPQRDHQKCIGCGECVINCPNMAWTRSKKKYYRLTIMGRTGKKNPRLGEDFLKWTDEETITKIILNTYDYVTEYIAKDAPGGKEHIGYIVDRTGFEEFKKWALKEVEISPETEVYTPIYWKGIKY
- the asrB gene encoding anaerobic sulfite reductase subunit AsrB; amino-acid sequence: MINQYLPFLSEIVEVIKHTDIEYTFRMRYEKDNVKPGQFFEISIPKYGEAPISVSGIGNGTIDFTIRKVGKVTNEIFEKYVGEKLFIRGPYGNGFDVNLYRDKELVIVAGGTGVSPVRGVIEYFAEHNNEVKNMKLITGFKSPEFILFKDDIPKWKEKMEYILTVDSGKETPDYKVGLVTKYIPQLKFEDISKAVAIVVGPPAMMKFSALALLEAGFKEENIWISQERKMCCGIGKCGHCKIGDVYICVDGPVFNYVKGRTLLD